One window of the Anabaena sphaerica FACHB-251 genome contains the following:
- the grxD gene encoding Grx4 family monothiol glutaredoxin, translated as MTPELKEKIDNLLQENKIMVFMKGNKLMPQCGFSNNVVQILNTLGVPFETVDVLSDNEIRQGIKEYSEWPTIPQVYINGQFIGGSDILIEMYQKGELQQLVEVALAS; from the coding sequence ATGACCCCAGAACTCAAAGAGAAAATTGATAACTTGCTACAAGAAAACAAAATTATGGTTTTCATGAAGGGAAACAAGTTAATGCCTCAATGTGGTTTCTCTAACAATGTTGTCCAGATTCTCAATACCTTGGGAGTTCCTTTTGAGACAGTTGACGTTCTCTCCGATAATGAAATTCGTCAAGGCATCAAAGAATATTCTGAGTGGCCAACAATTCCCCAAGTATATATTAATGGTCAATTTATCGGCGGTTCTGATATTTTGATTGAAATGTATCAAAAAGGAGAATTACAGCAACTAGTGGAAGTAGCACTAGCTTCCTAA
- a CDS encoding MFS transporter — translation MVLISETQAEQSKNTGEATKASGKWWATLGISIGVFIFALDVYIVNLALPIMVESLHTSFATIQWVVLSYLLAIAIFVLSAAKLGDMWSKKRLYITGLIVFTLSSLLCGLAPNVGFLIAFRALQGLGAAFISGLGTAMIVEVFPAEERGLGLGIRAGVFGLGIMLGPTIGGLLITLGDWPLIFLINVPIGIIACLIVAYLVPSSAVDITKQSFDIIGTLILTITLTCFTLGITSLQSEGFGSSTALILLIVSMLSLAGFLVAEAHLLQPMLDLKIFKSLEFSLGLALRFSGNFVMAGVIFILPFFLKLVKQYPTEEAGLLLAVPPIIIVLTAPIAGILSDRYGSRIISLIGLLLMAIGCLVVSTFDTELSVVSYIIGIVPYGLGVGMFQSPNNSAIMGAAPKESLGIASGLLSLSRILGQTAGVPLVGAVFSFITLTSAKLSSTMDVTNAPIEALVFGTQITFRVVSALLLMSIMLAVCLWSLEKKNWILSSNFNPQKSS, via the coding sequence ATGGTATTAATTTCAGAAACCCAGGCAGAACAATCTAAAAATACAGGAGAAGCAACAAAAGCATCGGGAAAATGGTGGGCTACACTGGGTATTAGTATTGGTGTGTTCATTTTTGCCTTGGATGTCTACATAGTCAACCTGGCCTTACCAATTATGGTGGAATCACTCCACACAAGCTTTGCGACCATTCAATGGGTGGTGTTAAGTTATCTGTTAGCGATCGCTATTTTTGTCCTCAGTGCGGCCAAATTAGGGGATATGTGGAGCAAGAAACGGCTTTACATTACCGGACTAATAGTGTTTACTCTCAGTTCTCTCTTGTGCGGACTTGCACCAAATGTAGGTTTTTTAATAGCTTTTCGCGCACTGCAAGGATTAGGGGCAGCGTTTATCTCAGGACTGGGAACAGCGATGATTGTAGAAGTATTTCCAGCAGAAGAGCGAGGACTTGGCTTAGGTATTAGAGCCGGAGTTTTTGGACTGGGAATTATGCTAGGTCCGACAATAGGAGGACTGCTAATTACTTTAGGAGACTGGCCTTTAATATTTTTAATTAACGTGCCGATTGGGATTATTGCCTGTTTAATTGTGGCTTATCTTGTTCCATCTTCTGCTGTTGATATAACAAAACAAAGCTTTGACATCATTGGGACATTAATTCTCACCATAACTTTAACTTGTTTTACACTTGGCATCACTTCATTACAAAGTGAAGGATTTGGTTCTAGTACAGCATTAATTTTGCTGATTGTATCCATGCTCAGTTTGGCAGGGTTTTTAGTAGCAGAAGCCCATTTATTACAGCCAATGTTAGACTTGAAGATATTTAAATCTTTAGAGTTTAGTCTTGGTTTAGCACTGCGGTTTTCAGGTAACTTCGTGATGGCGGGAGTCATCTTTATACTACCTTTTTTCCTGAAATTGGTTAAACAATATCCCACTGAAGAAGCAGGTTTATTGTTAGCAGTACCGCCAATTATAATTGTTTTGACAGCACCGATTGCTGGAATTCTTTCTGATAGGTATGGCTCGCGGATTATTAGCTTAATTGGATTATTATTGATGGCGATTGGGTGCTTAGTAGTTAGCACCTTTGATACTGAATTATCTGTAGTCAGTTATATTATAGGCATTGTCCCCTATGGCTTAGGGGTGGGAATGTTTCAATCTCCCAATAATAGCGCCATTATGGGGGCTGCACCAAAAGAGAGTTTAGGTATTGCTTCAGGTTTGTTATCTTTATCGCGGATATTAGGACAAACAGCAGGTGTACCGTTAGTAGGGGCTGTATTTTCTTTTATAACACTCACCAGTGCTAAACTAAGTTCGACTATGGATGTGACCAATGCACCGATTGAGGCGTTAGTTTTTGGTACACAGATTACCTTTCGTGTTGTATCGGCTTTGTTGTTAATGTCTATAATGCTTGCCGTTTGTTTATGGTCGCTAGAAAAAAAGAATTGGATATTATCATCAAATTTTAATCCCCAAAAAAGCTCATGA